Part of the Notamacropus eugenii isolate mMacEug1 chromosome 5, mMacEug1.pri_v2, whole genome shotgun sequence genome is shown below.
ATCCGAGTaggcttcctgtaggaagtgGTACCTGACTTGACtcttgaaggaaaaggagggTTCTGATgggtagagatgagaaggaagtgcACTCCACACGTGAAGGACAGCTTGAACAAATGCAGATGTGGATGGAGAATATTGAAAGTGGGGAATGGTTAGCATGTGTGATTGGCTGCAGCACAGAATGCACGAAGGAGAGTAACTTGAAATAAGACTGACAAGGTAGGTGACTGTAGTCAGATTGTGGAAGGCTGTGACTGCCAGTctgaagagtttacattttattccagaggcaatagggagccactgaaggtttctgagcagaggagtgacatgataaGATCcatgccttaggaagattattttggcaacttcatagagaagaaattggaaaaggaagacactagaccaattaggagacttttaatagtccaggcaagaagtgataaGGGCTGGAAACAGGTTAGTGACCACTTGAGCAGAGAGAAGTAATCATATAGTAACAACAAATAACTAGCAAAGGTACTTTACAAATCCTATGTCATtggatcttcccaacaaccctgggagacagatgctgcccccaatttacagatgaggaaacagaggcagacagtaggcaagtggcttgcccaaggtcacacagctagtaaatgtctgtgtaGTCTGGCTGCAGGCACTGCTGCAAGAGATGCTATGGAGGTACGCTGATCTGTTGTTCTGTCATTCTTCAGTTGTGTGCGACTCTTCCTGACCCCGTTTGAGGTTTTcctgacagagatactggagtggtttgctgtttccttctccagctcatcttacaaatgaggagactgaggcaaacagggttaagtgactttccaagggtcacatagctagtaagtatctgaggtcagatttgaactcaaaagaagagtcaggaagactctaggcccagcattgtCCCACCCAGTTACCTAAGTGACAAGGCTTGGCAACACCTTGGCTAGGgtgtgagagaaagggagacctCAAAGATGACCACAAGGTTATGAACTTGAGTGCCATCAACAGCAACAGGTCACAAACAAGtttgagggaggggaaggaaaaggatgagTTCAGTGTTGGAGGTGTTGATTTTGAGGGGCAGCCAGGAGATCTGGAAGAAGCTGTCCATTCACAGAGATGACAAGAGACATCCTCCAGCAGAGGCAGATGGTAGAGGTGGTACAGGGGACAGGGATGGCAGGATATGAGTAGTGGCAAGGAATCATGGGTCGAGgacaatgaagggaaaaaagcgagaagagaaggagattatGACGACTACATAAAGGTTtacacttggtactagctaagaaatagaggggtagatcagtggaataggttaggtacacaagacacagtaggaccccagcttctgggataagacactgtttgacaaaaactactgggaaaactggataagagtgtcagaaactgggcatagaccagcaTCTGACagaatacacaagaataaagtccaaatgggtacatgatctaggtacaaaGGTTGATACAATAAACAATTAGGGGAGCATCCTTGCTAagagtttatttgtcagatttatggagaatggagaaatttgtaaccaaacaagagacagagaccattatgaaatgaaaaatggataattttgattacataaaattgaaaaggttttgcacaaacaaaggcaatgcaaccaagattaggagggaagcagaaaagtgggaaagaatctttacaacTAGTTCAGAGTTCAGGATCATAATGGCATCATGGTCTTGGGTAAGGCTGTCTAATGAACTGGGAGGACAGAGGGTGGGAAGTGACATCATGGTGGATGCTGAATTGGGAAGAGGCAGTGATCATTACAGATCATATGTCTAGGGGGCATATAACCTCATCCCAATGTAAATAGGTAATGATTGGATAATTTCAGACCTGACATAGCCTGCATAAATACCAGGTTATTCTATAATTTCAGACCTGACATAGCCTGCATAAATACCAGGTTATTCTATTTAGGTTACTTGATATTCCCATGGCCTTTCAGAAGTTTATGAATTCAATGTTTTATGATCTGCTGAATCAAGGATTAGGGAATGGGGTTGGGGAATTTCAGTGATGTTTTTAATCtaatcaggcagctaggtggtgcagtggatagagcaccagtgcaggagtcaggaggacctgagttcaaatgtcacctcagacacgacactcactagctgggcaagtcacttaaccccaattgcctcatcctgggtcatctctagtcatcctgatgaatatctggtcactgtattcagatggctctggaagagaagtgaggctggtgacctgcacagccctccctcactcaaaacaaagtcaaatgcaagtcatgtcatcatttctctgatagcatggtcttcttcagcaacaaaggaggaacacacacactgaatctaatcaaatgagattacatataAAGTATACTGCAAACCTTAAATTTAGTTATTATCCATTTCTAGTCAATCTAAATTACCTCTGCCAAACTGAAGTAATGCTgatttgaaaatgaaaggagttTATGAAACATATGATAGGCCCGAAAGAAATCCAAGTGACTAAACAAGGTGGAACCCATCTTGTAGTGAAGGCCCCTCTCCACTATGAAGAGACTTTTTATACTTTGTAAGGACTTTTAAATCATTAGCCATCTTTTACAGCAACCTGTTTGTTTTTtgactgaataaaataacatgaTTTAtggttttgtatttttaaaaagttaatactGGAGAAGATGACAAGTTGGATACTAAAGTCTTTAACAAAAGCAAGAGAGTGACCAGGAGAAAAGTAGAGAGTAGCACCAAGGATGCAACCAGGGGTGATGCAGAGAGATCAGCCAACTTCAAAAGGGGAGTGTTTGCTTAGTGATCACAATCTATGATCCCATAGACCTGTAGGTGGGAAGGACCTCAGGGACCAGCAagtctgaccccttcattttacagatgaggaaactgaggcccaagaagggaaagtgacttgcccaggtttaaaCAGCTACTGTCagggacaagatttgaacccaggtttttcttatTCCAAGTCCAACTCTCCCAACTATCTATGCCAAGCTGTCCCTCTTCCCAGTGGCAGTCTGTAGGTGGAAGTGGGAGGAAGAATTTTGCCAATTTCATCTTTTGGACCAATGTGTTGAGAGAAGGAGCAGCCAGGAAATGAAAGGATGGCTAAGGATGCAGGGACGTATGGAGGGGACCAGGTGAGAGCACAGGAAGATAGAGGCAGCGTGAGAGGAAGAGCTCTAGCATAAAGGAAAGAGTTTCAGGTACAGAGGAAAGGGAGGGCATGGTTGGGGTAGGGATAGCAGGGGAAGCGGTAGATAATCTTTGGCCAATAATACTGAACCTCAAGGAGGAACAGGAACGTGAGATAGAAATCTCCTTCTCCATAGGGCTGAGATGACCAGCTGAATGGAGTATTCATTTGGTGGGGGAGGCATTGAAAGAGTAAATGGAAATGGTGACTAGGAAGGGCATGTGGTGGTGAAGGCTGACAATTACCAAGGTCAGTAGGGGCATTCAGTGAAAGAGGTCAATCCTACTGGGCAGCCCAAGCCACTAGGCAGCAACAGCAGGACTTTTACTCTCCTCTAGGGATGGCCCTTATCTTTCACTGGCCATGTGGAGAAGGGCAGAGCAAAGCAGATGTTAATGGCAACCAGGGGAGTGTACAGTGCAGAAAACCTATGATCCCTCATGTTTACAGTTCACTGCCCTAGGGCAATGCCCAgtctggggagagggaaggagactgaggcccaaggaggtggaagtgacttgcccaaggtaacacaagtACTGAGAAGCAGAATTGAGAAGTCTTCTGACCTcaaatcctgtgctctttctGTTATACTGTGTTGCTATAGGAGCAATGGGGGGAGGGAAGCGAGAGAAGGGAGGGGTCACAAGAAGGCAGATCTTGGCTCATTATGGGGAAGCACTTTCCAATCATCACAGCTGTCCTACATTGGAGAAGGCTGCCCTAGGAGTCCCCAGAGAGGTCAGGGAAGGTATCTCAGAAGAGGCTAGGTGACCCCTCCATCAGGTGGGAGACCTTGGGCTAGGAGGTCCATCCAGATCTTAGGTTCTAGGCTCCAGACTTCTTTGAGAAACCTAAGTCCTTCCCAGGGTGGTTAAGGGCAGGCAGAATGGCTGTTTAGCAGCCACGGGAGGCCTTGGGGGTTCTTACCCTTCGGGAGATCTTGATCTTCTTGGTGCAGCCAAAGAACAAATCCTCCAAAGACAGGTAGAGATCTCGCTCGATGGGAGGGTCCTGCTTCTTGATCCCACGGCCCCGAAGGCCCCCAAAGTTCAAGTTCACGTCCTTGCCATCAGGATCAAAGAACTCTGCCCAAGGGGCCGGGAGAAGCTTACGGCCATAGCCCCTGGTCCTACATGGGGTCAGCAatacatcccccacccccaactcagaCCTATGGGTCTAGAACCCAAAGTTCTATAATGCTGACAACAATGATCCCACATTCCCTGGTCCCAAGCCTTCTTATACACACCAACCAAACCCACAGGCCTGCAAACCCAAGGATTCAACCCCTACCTCCTAGTCCTGAATCCTATTAACATCCATTAATCCATACCCtacacaggggtggggaatcacatgtggccttctaggttctcaaTAGCAGTCTTTTGACTAgacccaaattttacagaacaaatgctttcATTAAGaagatttcttctgtgaagtttggattcagtcaaatgacctcacttgaagacctagagggccacatgtggctaaaggccacaggttccctaccgcTGCTCTACATTTATAGTCCACTTCACAGCCAAGGTTCTGCCTGggctgagggaaagggaagaaggtacACTCTGAAAACTCTAGGACAGTGGCTTTAATTCTGAATTCTGAagaaattctagaatatattagAAAGGAGATAAGTTAGTGAGAAAGGAACATGATAATCACTACAAGAGATGTTTTCATGAACAACTTTCCAGAGTAATCTCACTTATGTTTTTGACAGAGTAACTAGATTGGTGAGTAGATGAGAATATTGTAGGAACAGCACACCTAAACTTTAGTGAAGTATTTGGCAAAGTCTCTTTCATACTATCCTAATGGACAAGATGAAGAGATATGGACTGGATAATAATACAGTTAGAAAGATTTGGAACTTGGTGAATGAAAGAACTCAAAGAATAGTTATTAAGGGGGATATGGTCAGCTTGGGGAGAGGTCTCTAATGTAATACCCCAAGGATTTGTCCTTGATACTGTGTTGTAATATTTTAATCAGTAATTTGCATGAAGGCATGCCCATTAAATCTGTTTGCATCATAATGATAAGGGAGGGACATTGGAATATAGAGACAGGATTCCACAGGATGTCAGTGAGCTAGAATGAAGGGCCAAATCTAGTAAAATGAAACCTAATAGGAATAAAGTCctttatttggttaaaaaaaatttctaaagtaTAAGATGGGGAAACACAGCTAGATAACAGTTTCTATGAAAAAGATTTGGGAGATGTAGGGGACTAAAAAATCAATATGAGTCAGTAATAGGACATGGTAgacaaaaaaagctaatgtgatctaaGGTTTCATTAAAGAGATTCATAGTGCCCAGAACTAAGGAAGTGACAGTCTCACTACATTCTGCTCTCATTTTAGGAGCATAGgtttagcactggaagggaccttagaggccatcaaatctgataccctcatttaacagatgaggaccctgaagcacagagaggagaaacaacttgcctagggtgatacagctagtcaatgtcttAGGGAAGATTTTATCCACATTAGGAATCTGTATCTAGTTCTGGCCCATGTTTTAGCAAGGACATTGTAAAAGGGCACATAGGAGGTTAAAGGACCTCAAGgtcatgtcatatgaggatcgattaaaagaaatgggaatgtttagcctggaaaagagactctttattttaactgtttctctttctgtttcaaatacatttcttgtaaacaacatatttttggattctggtttctaattcattcagccattttcttctatttttggggtgagttcatcccattcacattcacagttatgattgctaactgtgtttttctctccatttaaatctcttttacttttctttctctttttctccttaccCCTTTAAGGGACTGTTTTTCTTCAACTAATGCCTACTAAATCTACCCTGAAGTCTTATTTCCAACTTTTCCCTTAACTGTTTTCCTTCCTATTTGACTGCAGAgtaagatatatttctgtacctaattgtatatgtatgtatattttccctcctttaaccagttcagatgagagaaaGGTTCAAGTGTCATCTGCTTTGTCTTATCCTTTTTGCTTATCCCATTCATGTGAGatcattttcccattctttttctcccttactCCTCTCCCAAtactttccttttcctcactctccctttcttctcttgagaacATCCAAACATAATAGAATTGCACCTACtcctttatcaaattattttacaaatgaggaaactgaagcccagagaggttggcAAAGACCACACAAAGTTGAAAACTTTGATGGTCCCTTTACAGCTATGACAACCTATGATGATACAAAAGCACTTCTCCTCCCAGGAGAAAGAAGCAATTCTAAGATTTATGATATTTCCTAGAGTCCAGACCCTAGTAGGGTTGTAGTAGGGGTCTTGGGAAGTCAGATGGTGCCGGAATCTtgatagaatggaaagagagggcCCAAGAAGAGAGTTTTAACAATggcagaggcagagggagaacAATAGAGACAAAGGAGGAATTGGTTCTGAGAAGCCAGACAGGACAACTCAGCTTTTAGAGTCTGGGATGGAGACAGAGCCCTGTGtagagaactgaatttggagtgagaagaTCTGCACTTCAATTCCAGTTCtgatatttattagctttgtgattttaggcaagtcactaagtctctctgggcctcaggatcCTCATTTGTTGAATAATGGATTTGGCCTAGAGCAAGAAGTCTTAACTTGTGTTTAGAATATTTTGATAAGCGTGTTTCAAAATAACttctttcctttgtaaccctgtgtattttattttaatgcacTTAGAAGCATTATTCTGACAATGGTTCTACAAACACCACCAGACTGATTGCCAATGGGGTCTATGATGCCAAAATGGTTAAGAGCCCTTGCCCTAGATCATCCTTGATATTTTGTAATTCTGTAATTACAATATTtcccatttctatagcactttattGCTTTACAAGGTGCTCTGCTCCCATCACCATGGCACAtggattattatttccatttaacagAAGAAAAGACTAAGGctcaaaaaaagtgaaatgacttgctcatagcCAAAGCATTAAAGCCTGGAGGCATCAGTGTTATTATGTCAGGGCAAGCGATTGATCTGAGGGTAGAGAATGAAGAAGGGCATGTGGTGGGGGCTGAGTTCTTACCGCTATAGGGGTTGTCTCCCCCGAAGAATTCATGAAAGACTCTATTGGCATCCCCATGGAAGACATAACCCTTTGTCCATGTCACCTGGGAGCTAAATTCAGGTGGGATCCCACCCTTCAGGCCTTCTTCTCCAAATTTGTCATAGATGGCTCTCTTTATAGCTGTGAGGATAGAGGTCAACAAGGTCACAATTtcttagcactttaaggtttgttcTGTGATTTCCTCACAATTCTGTGGGGCAGGTAAAGCAAAtatcatcatttccattttagagaagaggagacAGGCCAGGAGAAAGGAAacacttgttcaaagtcatacagctTACAGTTGTTAGAGTTCAAATTGGAGATGCTATTTCCAATATACTAGGCCCATATAGACCCAAGGAGTCCCCTAGCTCCTGAACCCATGCTCTGGCTTCCAAAGCTTCCTCACTTACGGTCACTCAGCACATCATAGGCCTCTGCTATCTGCTTAAAACGCTctgctgaatttgaatcctgagcATTTAACCAGTGGTTCTTTAGAGCTAGTTTCCGGTAcctggaagggaaaagagaatgcaATAATCACAGGAcaatagatttagaattgtaaaGGCCTTCACAGACCACCTgctcttcatttcatagatgaggaaactaaagtccatagagtttaagagacttgcccaaggtcacacaggcaataaaggtcaaaggtgagatttgaactcaggttccctgattccaaatcttcATGTCAAGACCAGACTATTGTTGCCTCATATCAGTTCATCACAAAGGACTTCCTTGCcctccttcaagaaattatttccctccgaattttctccatcttttcagatTCGCCTCCACTGGGAAGACTTCCCAAGCTACTCTAGTCCCCAGAAATGACCTTCTATTAGCTATAAAATCTGACCTTCTCTGATTTTGTATAAGACATAAAATCATTTgtatatgaagaattcagagaagtatgggaagacttacctgaactagtaaaagtaaaggaaatggaaccaggaaaataacccagacaatgactacagtaatgcagacagaaagaataaaacaaaactgaactgGCATGTAATTCCAATGACCCAGATTAGTTTgggagaagagttgagaaaatgtgcTTCTTTCCCTATATTGTAGAGTTATGAGGACTGTAGTGTGGAATATTactttctaatgggaaagacGAACACATAAAAGGGAAGTGAAAAGTGGGAGAGTAGGGAATGGGGGAATAGACATTTTCAATGGAGCATTATGGCGAAGTCCAGAGAATGAAGCTTGGTCCTCATTCC
Proteins encoded:
- the DNAJB13 gene encoding dnaJ homolog subfamily B member 13 isoform X4, giving the protein MGFDYYAVLDINRSAQDAEIKKAYRKLALKNHWLNAQDSNSAERFKQIAEAYDVLSDPIKRAIYDKFGEEGLKGGIPPEFSSQVTWTKGYVFHGDANRVFHEFFGGDNPYSEFFDPDGKDVNLNFGGLRGRGIKKQDPPIERDLYLSLEDLFFGCTKKIKISRRVMNEDRFTSTIKDKILTIDVQPGWRQGTRITFEKEGDQGPNIIPADIIFIVKEKLHPRFRREDDNLFFVSSIPLGKALTCCTVEVKTLDDRLLNIPINDIVQKKKAYHG
- the DNAJB13 gene encoding dnaJ homolog subfamily B member 13 isoform X3 gives rise to the protein MGFDYYAVLDINRSAQDAEIKKAYRKLALKNHWLNAQDSNSAERFKQIAEAYDVLSDPIKRAIYDKFGEEGLKGGIPPEFSSQVTWTKGYVFHGDANRVFHEFFGGDNPYSEFFDPDGKDVNLNFGGLRGRGIKKQDPPIERDLYLSLEDLFFGCTKKIKISRRGPNIIPADIIFIVKEKLHPRFRREDDNLFFVSSIPLGKALTCCTVEVKTLDDRLLNIPINDIVHPKYFKKVPGEGMPLASDPTKKGDLFILFDIQFPTHLTPTKKQMLKQALLT